From a region of the Hymenobacter jejuensis genome:
- a CDS encoding patatin-like phospholipase family protein — protein sequence MRKLYRWLPLFLLVLLVQGPVRAQRVGVVLSGGGAKGLAHVGVLKVLEKNHIPIDYIIGTSMGSVVGAMYAAGYSPTEIEKIVADPQFQYWVSGKQLEDKAFNYLSADPSPGSLHVGVAIDSAFRTRVTPNLVNDVNLNFVLAKLLAPSAAVADYNFDQLFVPFRCLAAEVFTRKQVIQREGSLADAVRNSMAVPLVFRPIRNPDGRYLFDGGIYNNFPTDVMRAEFKPDIIIGVNVGDVAYKQYPFKKDDELLASTLVFLGANVADTTAVGPNGIFIQPDLEGFGATDFDKVRELIERGTKSAQDKLPLMLSRIQRRSDTVELAQRRSEFQNRAPKPVFKSVTVQGLKANQNAYVRRFFQREGRSYTIDDIEEGYYRLAADDFFRNIYPRIRYDKAQEGYNFSLDARQNNNLSAEIGFLLSTRPIDNIYVGLEYRFLKSLLYSTAVNVSLGRFYNAGQGRFRMSVPAKLPYYIEPSITYNNWSYQRTGGLLGRDVQNTLIEQSDLSAGVQLGISPNFRSRVTLEGAYFGNQDNYANRKEVSSSDILDRTSFRGVTSSLRFTRNSLNRKQYPTAGRRALISVRGVRGTESYRPGSTSVLTDKRTQDHQWLQFSGTYENYYPLKDKKSNWGYFGEIMVSTQGRFVNYRSSLTTSPSFTPLVDSRTLFLDNYRSARYVAAGLRYSRSILGKIEWRTEAFTHLRYQPVEASDDPLNQRGILKHGFDRPRLTTSTGFIYQLNPIGPLAVHLIHYDDSSRRWAVFAHIGYLLFHAKSLE from the coding sequence ATGCGAAAATTGTACCGCTGGCTTCCGTTGTTTTTGCTGGTCTTACTGGTTCAGGGTCCGGTTCGGGCTCAGCGTGTGGGAGTAGTGCTGAGCGGAGGCGGGGCAAAAGGCTTGGCGCACGTAGGTGTGCTTAAAGTGCTGGAAAAGAACCACATACCCATCGACTATATCATCGGTACCAGCATGGGCTCGGTGGTAGGAGCGATGTATGCGGCGGGGTATTCGCCCACCGAAATTGAGAAAATCGTGGCCGACCCGCAGTTTCAGTATTGGGTGTCGGGCAAGCAGTTGGAAGATAAGGCGTTCAACTACCTCAGCGCCGATCCGTCGCCGGGGTCGTTGCACGTTGGGGTGGCCATCGATTCGGCCTTCCGAACACGCGTTACGCCTAACTTGGTAAACGACGTAAATCTTAACTTCGTGCTAGCCAAGTTGTTAGCTCCGTCGGCCGCTGTGGCCGACTACAACTTCGATCAACTGTTTGTGCCCTTTCGGTGTTTGGCAGCGGAGGTGTTTACGCGCAAGCAGGTGATTCAGCGCGAGGGTTCGCTCGCCGATGCGGTGCGCAACTCCATGGCGGTGCCGTTGGTATTTCGCCCCATTCGCAACCCCGACGGCCGCTATCTGTTCGACGGTGGCATCTACAACAACTTCCCCACCGATGTGATGCGCGCCGAGTTCAAGCCCGACATCATCATTGGGGTGAACGTGGGCGACGTGGCCTATAAGCAATACCCATTTAAGAAGGACGACGAGCTGCTGGCCAGTACGCTGGTTTTTCTGGGCGCCAACGTAGCCGATACTACGGCCGTCGGCCCCAATGGCATCTTCATTCAGCCTGATTTAGAAGGCTTTGGCGCAACGGACTTCGACAAAGTGCGGGAGTTGATCGAGCGCGGTACCAAATCGGCGCAGGACAAGCTGCCGCTGATGCTCAGCCGCATTCAGCGCCGTTCCGACACGGTGGAACTGGCTCAGCGCCGCTCCGAATTTCAGAATCGGGCGCCCAAGCCGGTGTTCAAAAGCGTGACGGTGCAGGGTCTGAAGGCCAACCAGAATGCCTACGTTCGGCGCTTTTTTCAGCGGGAAGGCCGGAGCTACACCATCGACGACATCGAGGAAGGGTATTACCGCCTGGCCGCCGACGATTTTTTCCGCAACATCTATCCGCGCATTCGCTACGACAAGGCCCAGGAAGGCTACAATTTCAGCCTAGATGCACGCCAGAACAACAATCTGTCGGCCGAAATCGGTTTCCTGCTTAGCACGCGCCCCATCGACAACATTTACGTCGGGCTGGAATATCGCTTCCTGAAAAGCCTGCTGTACTCGACGGCGGTTAACGTGAGCTTAGGGCGTTTTTACAATGCCGGACAGGGCCGTTTTCGGATGAGCGTGCCCGCCAAGCTGCCCTACTACATCGAGCCCAGCATCACCTACAACAACTGGAGCTACCAGCGTACCGGCGGCCTGCTGGGCCGCGACGTGCAGAACACGCTCATCGAGCAAAGCGACTTGTCGGCGGGCGTGCAGCTTGGCATTAGCCCCAACTTCCGGAGCCGCGTGACGCTGGAAGGCGCCTACTTCGGCAATCAGGATAATTACGCTAACCGCAAGGAAGTCTCGTCGAGCGATATTCTGGACCGCACCAGCTTTCGAGGCGTAACTTCTTCGCTGCGCTTTACCCGCAACTCCCTGAATCGTAAGCAATACCCCACGGCCGGCCGCCGCGCCCTCATCAGCGTGCGTGGGGTGCGCGGCACGGAAAGCTACCGCCCGGGCTCAACTTCGGTGCTCACCGATAAGCGCACGCAGGACCACCAATGGCTGCAATTTTCGGGCACCTACGAAAACTATTACCCCCTGAAAGACAAGAAAAGCAACTGGGGCTATTTCGGCGAAATCATGGTCAGCACGCAAGGACGGTTCGTGAATTACCGCTCGTCGCTGACGACTTCGCCCTCGTTTACGCCGCTCGTTGATTCGCGCACGCTGTTTCTGGACAACTACCGCTCGGCGCGGTACGTGGCGGCGGGCTTGCGGTATTCGCGCAGCATCCTGGGCAAAATCGAATGGCGTACCGAAGCGTTTACGCACCTGCGCTACCAGCCCGTGGAGGCCAGCGACGATCCGCTCAACCAGCGCGGCATTCTCAAGCACGGCTTCGATCGCCCGCGTCTGACGACCAGTACAGGCTTTATCTACCAGCTCAACCCCATCGGCCCGTTGGCCGTGCACCTCATTCACTACGACGATTCGTCGCGACGCTGGGCTGTGTTTGCCCACATTGGCTATTTGCTATTCCATGCCAAGTCTTTGGAGTAA
- a CDS encoding MIP/aquaporin family protein, with protein sequence MYPHASALSPEALGTRQMAFVSKLRSAWQRHWQHYVAEAAGIAFFLSSASLLTVLLEHPASPGYQALSQHPTFRTALMAVAMALVIVLIVYSPWGKRSGAHINPAVTVAFWHLGKIRTADAAWYIVAQVAGAIGAGQLMKLVLGSFYAHPAVHYVTTQPKPGGSGQAFLGEFIISFILMMSMLVALHSRQLKKWTGWLVGLLLALFILFETPFSGMSLNPARTLGAAVAANSYTGLWIYWAAPVLAMWLATSTFQMVYGRTSLACAVLAGCEAAANTPLYADAGPATAEPPHYPDASGKG encoded by the coding sequence TTGTACCCACACGCTTCGGCGCTCTCCCCCGAAGCGCTGGGAACCCGGCAAATGGCGTTTGTTTCGAAGTTGCGTTCGGCTTGGCAGCGGCATTGGCAGCATTACGTAGCCGAAGCAGCCGGCATTGCTTTCTTTCTGAGTTCGGCCAGCTTGCTCACGGTGCTTCTGGAGCACCCGGCCTCGCCGGGCTACCAAGCGCTAAGTCAGCACCCAACCTTCCGTACCGCGCTGATGGCGGTGGCCATGGCGCTGGTTATCGTGCTGATTGTGTACAGCCCGTGGGGCAAACGATCCGGGGCCCACATCAACCCGGCCGTGACGGTGGCTTTCTGGCATTTAGGCAAAATCCGGACGGCAGACGCGGCCTGGTACATCGTGGCGCAGGTGGCAGGAGCCATCGGGGCTGGCCAACTGATGAAGCTCGTGCTGGGCAGTTTCTACGCGCATCCGGCTGTGCACTACGTTACTACCCAACCCAAACCGGGTGGCTCGGGGCAAGCGTTTTTGGGCGAATTCATCATCAGCTTTATCCTGATGATGAGCATGTTGGTGGCATTGCATTCGCGCCAACTTAAGAAATGGACGGGCTGGCTGGTAGGGCTGCTGCTGGCTTTGTTTATCCTTTTCGAAACGCCTTTTTCCGGCATGAGCCTCAATCCGGCCCGTACTTTGGGCGCGGCCGTAGCCGCCAACAGCTACACTGGCCTCTGGATCTACTGGGCCGCCCCAGTTCTGGCAATGTGGCTCGCCACCAGCACTTTCCAGATGGTTTACGGACGAACTTCGCTGGCCTGCGCCGTGCTGGCGGGCTGCGAGGCTGCCGCCAACACGCCGTTGTACGCTGACGCAGGCCCTGCCACGGCCGAGCCGCCGCACTACCCGGATGCCAGCGGGAAAGGATAA
- the pulA gene encoding type I pullulanase, translating to MPATTRIFWSKFALISNMRIARFLLLLLTVASCLRPAAKLVDPDYTKYPTYTGPDLGLTFTGGRAKLRVWAPTAEALRLKLYATGNGGTPVVEYAMQKAEGGTWLYTLPPQPAGLFYVVQATIGSRQMAEVPDPYVHAVGLNGQRGALLDPATANPTGWQDDLRPRLARPGNVILGELHLRDLSMHPQSGIQHKGKYLGLTETGTRGPGDVSTGLDHLKDLGITHVHLLPTNDFASIDESKPEENRYNWGYEPQHFTVPEGSYATDAVDPAVRIREFKQMVKSLHDNDLRLVLDVVYNHTLQANRGSFDQLVPGYYYRQTADGNYSNATACGNEIASERPMVRKLIVESVAYWAREYHVDGFRFDLMGVLDLETMRAVRVALDQIDHSIFIYGEGWTAGASPVPESQRAVKANMQRLDRIAAFGDELRDGVKGHVSRQTEPGFASGQPGLEESVKFGIVAATEHPQLDYQKVNYSKVPWAGSPSQSINYVACHDDRTLWDKLVVANPGVSEAELIRMDLLCGTIVFTSQGVPFLAVGDDFLRTKGGSNNSYNLPDNVNQLDWARKAQYVSVHEFYRQLIELRRAHPAFRLATTELIQKHLEFLPTMPAGTIGYRLHDHAGGDRWNTIVVLFNGNRTATAVSIPAGTYSVVLRGAQINPQGLEKLSQAEGHPLIMPATTALLLVQP from the coding sequence ATGCCCGCCACGACCCGAATTTTCTGGAGCAAGTTTGCTCTGATTTCCAACATGCGAATCGCCCGTTTCCTGCTTCTATTGCTTACTGTTGCTTCTTGTTTGCGCCCGGCGGCAAAGCTCGTCGACCCCGATTACACCAAATACCCAACCTATACCGGCCCAGATCTGGGCCTTACGTTCACGGGTGGCCGGGCCAAGCTGCGCGTATGGGCTCCGACTGCCGAGGCGCTACGCCTGAAGCTCTACGCTACGGGCAATGGTGGGACGCCGGTCGTGGAGTATGCCATGCAAAAAGCGGAGGGAGGCACCTGGCTTTATACGTTGCCGCCGCAACCCGCCGGGCTGTTTTATGTAGTGCAGGCAACCATCGGCAGCCGACAGATGGCCGAAGTACCTGATCCTTATGTACATGCAGTAGGCCTGAACGGGCAGCGCGGAGCGTTGCTCGACCCCGCTACGGCAAACCCTACCGGCTGGCAAGACGACTTACGCCCCCGACTAGCGCGGCCCGGCAACGTCATCTTGGGGGAGCTGCACCTTCGTGATCTGTCGATGCACCCACAGTCGGGGATTCAGCACAAAGGCAAATACCTGGGCCTCACGGAAACCGGCACGCGTGGCCCCGGCGACGTCAGCACGGGCCTCGACCATCTGAAAGACCTCGGCATCACGCACGTACACCTGCTGCCCACCAACGATTTTGCCTCCATCGACGAAAGCAAGCCGGAAGAAAACCGCTATAACTGGGGCTACGAACCCCAGCACTTTACAGTGCCCGAAGGCTCTTACGCTACCGATGCCGTCGATCCGGCCGTGCGAATCCGAGAATTCAAGCAAATGGTTAAGTCATTGCATGACAACGATTTACGTTTGGTGCTTGATGTAGTCTACAACCATACCTTGCAAGCCAACCGCGGCAGCTTCGACCAGCTGGTGCCGGGCTACTACTACCGCCAGACGGCCGACGGCAACTACTCCAACGCCACGGCCTGTGGCAACGAAATAGCCTCGGAGCGCCCGATGGTGCGCAAGCTCATCGTAGAATCGGTGGCGTATTGGGCCCGCGAATACCACGTCGATGGCTTCCGCTTTGACCTGATGGGCGTGCTGGACCTAGAAACCATGCGCGCCGTGCGGGTAGCCCTCGATCAGATCGATCACTCCATTTTCATTTACGGCGAAGGCTGGACGGCGGGGGCTAGTCCGGTGCCGGAAAGCCAGCGGGCCGTGAAAGCCAATATGCAGCGCCTCGACCGCATCGCGGCCTTCGGCGACGAGCTGCGCGACGGGGTAAAAGGCCACGTATCGCGCCAGACCGAGCCCGGCTTTGCCAGCGGCCAACCGGGGCTGGAGGAAAGCGTGAAGTTCGGCATTGTGGCCGCTACCGAGCACCCACAGCTTGATTATCAGAAGGTTAATTATTCGAAAGTGCCGTGGGCTGGTTCTCCTTCGCAGAGCATCAACTATGTGGCCTGCCACGACGACCGCACCCTCTGGGACAAGCTAGTGGTGGCCAACCCCGGCGTTTCGGAAGCCGAGCTGATCCGGATGGATTTGCTGTGCGGCACCATCGTTTTTACCTCGCAGGGCGTCCCGTTTCTGGCCGTCGGCGATGACTTTTTGCGGACCAAAGGCGGCTCTAACAACTCTTACAACCTGCCCGACAACGTCAACCAACTCGACTGGGCCCGCAAAGCCCAGTACGTCAGCGTACACGAGTTTTACCGCCAACTGATCGAGCTGCGACGCGCACATCCGGCGTTTCGCCTCGCCACTACCGAACTGATACAGAAGCACTTAGAATTTCTACCGACAATGCCGGCAGGCACCATCGGCTATCGCCTCCACGACCACGCTGGCGGCGACCGCTGGAATACCATTGTGGTGCTGTTCAACGGCAACCGCACGGCTACGGCCGTGAGCATACCCGCCGGCACGTATTCCGTGGTGTTGCGCGGCGCTCAGATCAATCCGCAGGGCCTTGAGAAACTCAGCCAAGCCGAAGGCCATCCGTTGATTATGCCCGCTACCACGGCTCTGTTGCTGGTTCAACCGTAG
- a CDS encoding alpha/beta fold hydrolase, protein MPATPVVLPVLELGQGPVSLVFLHYWAGSGLEWQPVMELLAPAYHCLAPDLRGFGAAPAPETGYAVADYAADVAALIAERHLTNYVLVGHSMGGKFAMYLATQQPSGLRGLVLVTPSPPTPEPMTDEGRLANLRAYGIDVAAASTFDHITARPLSPATRQQVIADNLRTSRRAWDEWMLHGSRENISALMSLVQVPAIILTGDSDPVLSPSVQGLETLPYLAPNTHLEIIPGAGHLLPLEAPAEVAELIRSFITKV, encoded by the coding sequence ATGCCTGCAACGCCCGTTGTTCTTCCGGTGCTAGAACTCGGCCAAGGCCCGGTTTCGCTCGTGTTTTTACACTACTGGGCGGGCTCCGGCCTGGAGTGGCAGCCGGTGATGGAGTTGCTGGCTCCTGCCTATCACTGCCTGGCCCCCGACTTGCGCGGGTTTGGCGCCGCGCCCGCGCCCGAAACAGGCTATGCCGTAGCCGATTACGCAGCCGATGTGGCAGCCCTGATTGCCGAACGCCACCTTACCAACTACGTGCTGGTGGGCCACTCGATGGGCGGGAAATTTGCCATGTATCTGGCAACTCAGCAGCCTTCAGGCCTGCGCGGCTTGGTGTTGGTGACGCCCTCCCCGCCCACCCCCGAACCCATGACCGACGAAGGCCGCCTAGCCAACCTGCGCGCCTATGGCATTGACGTGGCGGCGGCCAGCACATTCGACCACATCACGGCTCGTCCGCTAAGCCCGGCCACTCGCCAGCAGGTAATCGCGGACAACCTGCGGACTTCGCGCCGTGCCTGGGACGAATGGATGTTGCACGGCAGTCGCGAAAACATCTCCGCCTTGATGAGCCTCGTGCAGGTGCCAGCCATCATCCTCACCGGCGACTCCGATCCGGTGCTTTCGCCTTCGGTACAAGGCTTGGAAACGCTGCCCTATCTGGCTCCGAATACGCACCTGGAAATTATTCCGGGCGCCGGGCACTTGCTGCCCTTGGAAGCGCCCGCAGAAGTTGCGGAACTAATCCGATCATTTATTACAAAGGTTTAA
- a CDS encoding LysR substrate-binding domain-containing protein, whose translation MTIQQLEYVVALDTHRQFVLAAEKCFVTQPTLSMQIQKLEEELGVLLFDRKKKKVEPTAVGAKVVQQARLVLREAYQLRDVVQQEKGEMVGALRIGIIPTLAPYLVPLFLLELVEKYPRLRVQVEEMPTDQIVQRLKENQLDIGLLVTPLDDRSLREVPVLEEPFLAYVSEGHALYGQATVKPSDLSFPDLWLLQQGHCFRHQVLNICAPANLNQPRRFVYESGSIETLKEMVRRNQGFTLVPELSVLNEMDNNLMIKRFDAPEPVREVSLVTHHGFVRTGLLDSLRELLLRHVPERLHAGQSGQKIRWK comes from the coding sequence ATGACGATTCAGCAGCTTGAATATGTAGTAGCGCTCGATACGCACCGGCAGTTTGTGCTGGCGGCGGAGAAGTGCTTTGTGACCCAACCTACTCTCAGCATGCAAATTCAGAAGCTGGAGGAAGAATTGGGCGTGCTACTGTTCGATCGTAAAAAGAAGAAAGTAGAACCCACGGCGGTCGGGGCGAAAGTGGTGCAACAGGCTCGGTTGGTGCTGCGCGAAGCCTACCAACTCCGCGACGTGGTGCAACAGGAAAAAGGCGAAATGGTGGGCGCCCTACGCATCGGCATCATCCCGACGCTGGCGCCGTATCTGGTGCCGCTTTTTCTGCTGGAACTGGTGGAGAAATACCCGCGGCTGCGCGTGCAGGTGGAGGAAATGCCCACCGACCAAATCGTGCAGCGCCTCAAAGAAAACCAACTGGACATCGGCCTGCTCGTCACGCCCCTCGACGACCGCAGCCTGCGCGAAGTGCCCGTACTGGAAGAACCGTTTCTGGCGTACGTATCGGAAGGGCATGCGCTGTACGGGCAAGCCACCGTGAAGCCTTCCGACCTGAGCTTTCCGGATTTATGGCTGTTGCAGCAAGGGCATTGCTTTCGCCATCAGGTACTTAACATTTGTGCGCCCGCCAATCTCAACCAGCCACGGCGTTTCGTGTACGAAAGTGGCTCCATCGAAACGCTCAAGGAAATGGTGCGCCGCAACCAGGGCTTTACGCTGGTGCCGGAGCTATCGGTGCTCAACGAGATGGATAACAACCTCATGATCAAGCGCTTCGACGCGCCCGAACCGGTGCGCGAAGTAAGCCTAGTGACGCACCACGGCTTTGTGCGCACGGGTCTGCTGGACAGTCTGCGCGAATTGCTGCTTCGACACGTGCCCGAGCGGCTGCATGCGGGCCAGTCGGGGCAGAAGATTCGGTGGAAATAA
- a CDS encoding AbrB/MazE/SpoVT family DNA-binding domain-containing protein encodes MNTRIIRVGNSQGIVLPKKLLQQYHLVGEVDLQPTVEGLLIKPVAKPRREGWDERFQHAIAQGQTPEGELLEGFSDDAFEETEWQW; translated from the coding sequence ATGAACACGCGCATAATACGAGTAGGCAATTCGCAAGGAATTGTGCTGCCCAAGAAGCTACTGCAACAGTATCACCTCGTCGGCGAGGTCGACTTACAGCCCACGGTTGAAGGCCTGCTCATCAAGCCAGTGGCAAAGCCCCGCCGCGAAGGGTGGGACGAGCGCTTTCAACACGCGATTGCCCAGGGCCAGACCCCAGAGGGCGAACTGCTGGAGGGCTTTTCTGATGACGCCTTTGAGGAAACCGAATGGCAGTGGTAG
- a CDS encoding type II toxin-antitoxin system PemK/MazF family toxin: MAVVAVQRFEVWLVNLDPTQGSEINKTRPCVVLSPDEMNRYLRTVTIAALTSTRRDYPSRIDCTFQGKEGQVALDHIRSVDKTRLVRRLGMLPKATAQEICDRLQEIFQY; encoded by the coding sequence ATGGCAGTGGTAGCGGTGCAACGCTTCGAGGTGTGGCTCGTCAACCTCGACCCCACCCAAGGCAGCGAAATCAACAAGACCCGTCCGTGCGTAGTGCTTTCGCCCGACGAGATGAACCGCTACCTGCGCACGGTCACCATTGCGGCGCTGACCAGCACCCGGCGCGATTATCCCTCCCGCATCGATTGCACCTTCCAGGGCAAGGAAGGGCAGGTAGCCCTAGATCATATTCGGTCGGTTGATAAAACCCGCTTGGTGCGTCGTTTGGGCATGCTGCCCAAAGCCACTGCACAAGAGATATGCGACCGGTTGCAAGAGATCTTTCAATATTAA
- a CDS encoding M16 family metallopeptidase: MKNLLFLGLCSAALAFSSSAVLAQKQTPPPGGTPRDFSLPAKQEFTLPNGLQATLVPFGEIPKVSVSLIVQAGNVHEAENENGLADIVGRLMREGTTTLSANQISEKVARMGGSIDVSVGADQTTISGSVLSEYGSDLVALMADLVQHPSFPASELTRIKNDFKREMNLARSRPGTQARIKFSSALYKGHPYGRGLPTDAMIDGFTLEQVNAFYQKQYGAQRTNLYAAGKFDAAALQKAITASLSDWTKGPERHIDIAKPTTKGDLMVQDRPGAPQSTLVIGLPVVDPSNPDYLRLRIANSLLGGSFGSRITRNIREDKGYTYSPYSSVSTHYRAADWAETADVTTSETGNSLKEIMNEVDRLRQEPPSADELKGIQNYEAGLFVLRNSTPEGIIGQLYQLDLHGLPDSYLTNQVKNIYQITPQQVTETTKKYIRPEEMTIIAVGDKKVIDPQLKKFQQSRKKAL, encoded by the coding sequence ATGAAAAACCTCCTCTTCCTCGGCTTGTGCAGCGCGGCGCTGGCTTTTAGCTCTTCGGCCGTGTTGGCCCAAAAACAAACACCCCCGCCCGGCGGCACACCCCGCGACTTTTCGTTGCCCGCCAAGCAGGAATTCACGTTGCCCAACGGCTTGCAGGCGACGCTGGTGCCCTTCGGCGAAATCCCGAAAGTATCGGTGAGCCTGATTGTGCAGGCCGGCAACGTGCACGAAGCGGAAAACGAAAACGGCCTCGCCGACATCGTGGGCCGGCTGATGCGCGAAGGCACCACCACGCTGTCGGCCAACCAGATATCGGAGAAAGTCGCGCGCATGGGCGGCTCGATCGACGTGTCGGTGGGCGCCGACCAGACCACGATTTCGGGCTCGGTGCTCTCGGAATACGGCTCCGACCTCGTGGCCCTAATGGCCGATTTGGTGCAGCACCCGTCGTTCCCGGCTTCGGAGCTGACGCGCATCAAAAACGACTTCAAGCGCGAAATGAACCTGGCCCGTTCGCGGCCCGGTACCCAGGCGCGCATCAAGTTTTCGTCGGCGCTCTATAAAGGTCACCCCTACGGCCGCGGCTTACCCACTGACGCCATGATCGACGGTTTCACGTTGGAGCAGGTCAATGCGTTTTACCAGAAGCAATACGGCGCCCAGCGCACCAACCTGTACGCGGCCGGCAAGTTCGACGCAGCGGCCCTGCAAAAGGCCATTACCGCTTCGCTCAGCGACTGGACCAAAGGCCCAGAGCGCCACATCGACATTGCCAAGCCCACTACCAAAGGCGACCTGATGGTGCAGGACCGCCCCGGCGCGCCGCAATCGACGTTGGTTATTGGCCTGCCCGTAGTCGATCCGTCTAACCCTGACTACCTGCGCCTGCGCATTGCTAATTCGCTGCTGGGCGGATCGTTTGGCTCGCGCATCACCCGCAACATCCGCGAGGACAAGGGCTACACGTATTCGCCGTATAGCTCTGTAAGCACCCATTACCGCGCCGCCGACTGGGCCGAAACTGCCGACGTAACCACCAGTGAGACAGGCAATTCGCTGAAGGAGATCATGAACGAAGTAGACCGCCTGCGCCAGGAGCCGCCGTCGGCTGATGAGCTGAAAGGCATTCAGAATTACGAAGCGGGCTTGTTTGTGCTGCGCAACTCTACGCCGGAAGGCATCATCGGGCAGCTCTACCAGCTTGACCTCCACGGCCTACCCGACAGCTACCTCACCAACCAGGTAAAGAACATCTACCAGATCACGCCGCAGCAAGTCACCGAAACGACGAAGAAATACATCCGCCCCGAAGAAATGACCATCATCGCCGTGGGCGACAAAAAAGTGATCGATCCGCAGCTCAAGAAATTCCAGCAAAGCCGGAAGAAGGCACTGTAA
- a CDS encoding M16 family metallopeptidase, with protein sequence MKRLDKIGFPLLTLGLSGLLLLGSCSQKTSTGVTTTAPAPKAEEAAVASYQVPVEYFTLDNGLKVVLSPDKTAPITTIAVYYNIGFRIEPRDRTGFAHLFEHMMFQGSQNLGKAEFISLIQKNGGILNGSTRFDFTNYFEIVPAHKLETMLWAEADRMRGLAINQSNLTNQQGVVKNEVRVNVLNQPYGGFPWLDMPQYANKNWHNAHNFYGDLKDLDAANLTDVQSFFKTYYAPNNASLVVVGDFDTAEAKKWVQQYFGGIPSAPQPPKVDLTEPRQEKEQRFTKDDKLATKPALAFAYHMPDKNTPEYYAMGLLDQILLQGNDSRLYQALVQKRGYAGSVSGGINDLGNMFDYNGPMHWGGSLTYDPTVSADSVVAVLTQEIEKLDKNGVDQATLDLAMVKMRSSLYDQLSSLYGFGKADLLATFALFDNDPGRINNLEKEFRKVTPAVMQKTIKEYLRPTNRTVLIINPLAKS encoded by the coding sequence ATGAAGCGTCTAGACAAAATCGGATTTCCACTCCTGACTCTGGGCCTGAGCGGACTGCTGCTCTTGGGTTCGTGTAGTCAGAAAACAAGTACGGGCGTGACCACCACCGCCCCCGCCCCGAAGGCTGAAGAAGCCGCTGTTGCGTCGTACCAGGTGCCCGTGGAGTATTTTACCCTCGACAACGGCCTGAAGGTGGTGCTCTCGCCCGACAAAACGGCGCCCATTACCACCATTGCCGTTTATTACAACATCGGCTTCCGCATCGAGCCGCGCGACCGCACCGGTTTTGCGCACTTGTTTGAGCACATGATGTTTCAGGGCTCGCAGAACTTGGGCAAGGCCGAATTTATCTCGCTGATCCAGAAAAACGGGGGCATTCTGAACGGCTCCACGCGCTTTGATTTCACCAATTACTTCGAGATCGTGCCGGCGCACAAGCTCGAAACCATGCTGTGGGCCGAAGCCGACCGCATGCGCGGCTTGGCCATCAACCAGAGCAACCTCACCAACCAGCAAGGCGTGGTGAAAAACGAGGTGCGCGTAAACGTGCTCAACCAGCCCTACGGCGGGTTTCCGTGGCTCGACATGCCACAGTACGCCAATAAGAACTGGCACAACGCCCACAACTTCTACGGCGATCTGAAAGACCTTGACGCGGCGAACCTGACGGATGTGCAGTCGTTTTTCAAGACGTACTACGCGCCCAACAATGCCTCGCTGGTAGTAGTCGGGGATTTCGACACGGCGGAGGCCAAAAAGTGGGTGCAGCAATATTTTGGCGGCATTCCGTCGGCGCCGCAGCCGCCTAAGGTAGACCTCACGGAGCCCCGGCAGGAAAAGGAGCAGCGCTTCACCAAAGACGACAAGCTGGCCACCAAGCCGGCGCTGGCGTTTGCCTACCACATGCCCGACAAGAACACGCCTGAATACTACGCCATGGGCCTGCTCGACCAGATTTTGTTGCAGGGCAACGACAGCCGGCTCTATCAGGCGCTGGTGCAGAAGCGCGGCTACGCGGGCTCGGTCAGCGGTGGCATCAACGATTTGGGCAACATGTTCGACTACAACGGCCCGATGCACTGGGGCGGCAGCCTGACCTACGATCCCACCGTATCAGCCGACTCGGTGGTGGCGGTGCTCACCCAGGAAATCGAGAAGCTCGACAAAAACGGCGTCGATCAGGCCACGCTCGATTTGGCGATGGTAAAGATGCGCTCCAGTCTCTACGACCAGCTCAGCAGCCTCTACGGCTTCGGCAAGGCCGATTTGCTGGCCACGTTTGCCCTGTTCGACAACGACCCCGGCCGCATCAACAACCTCGAAAAGGAGTTTCGGAAAGTGACGCCCGCCGTGATGCAGAAAACCATCAAAGAGTATCTGCGGCCCACCAATCGTACCGTATTGATTATCAATCCATTGGCTAAAAGTTAA